The following are encoded in a window of Arthrobacter sp. NicSoilB4 genomic DNA:
- a CDS encoding YoaK family protein, translating to MTALVTKDALAAAPVARTPAARLHLWLMLILTFSTGVIDAVGYLGLDRVFTGNMTGNVVILGMALTGTTNLPVVGPVLALAFFFVGAMVSGRMLRGRPDGWSGPTSMALGVVSLLLLAVAAVLFFLGAHDFPHQAELVTSVLGLVMGIQAAAARHVKIADVTTVVVTSTLTGLAADSRFAARKDQDWRKRLLAVMLILLGALTGAALLAAAMWLPILLSAVLTAGVVVAGHLRVRTDAGRSGRKVSFRRRR from the coding sequence ATGACCGCGCTTGTAACGAAAGATGCTCTCGCAGCTGCGCCCGTGGCCCGCACGCCCGCGGCGCGGCTGCACCTCTGGCTCATGCTTATCCTGACGTTTTCCACCGGCGTCATCGATGCCGTGGGCTATCTGGGCCTGGACCGGGTCTTCACGGGCAATATGACGGGCAACGTGGTCATTCTGGGCATGGCGCTGACCGGCACAACCAATTTGCCCGTTGTCGGCCCCGTATTGGCCCTGGCCTTCTTCTTCGTCGGTGCGATGGTTTCCGGGCGTATGCTGCGGGGAAGGCCCGACGGCTGGTCCGGGCCTACGTCCATGGCGCTGGGCGTGGTCAGTCTCCTGCTGTTGGCTGTCGCAGCCGTATTGTTCTTCCTCGGAGCGCACGATTTCCCGCACCAGGCCGAACTCGTGACTTCGGTGCTCGGGCTCGTCATGGGAATCCAGGCGGCCGCAGCACGGCACGTCAAAATCGCCGATGTGACCACGGTAGTAGTCACATCGACCCTGACGGGGCTGGCGGCCGACTCACGCTTCGCGGCCCGCAAGGATCAGGATTGGCGCAAGCGGCTGCTCGCGGTCATGCTGATCCTGCTCGGCGCGCTCACCGGAGCTGCTCTCCTGGCCGCGGCCATGTGGCTGCCCATCCTGCTCTCCGCTGTGCTCACAGCCGGTGTAGTCGTCGCGGGCCATCTCCGGGTCCGGACCGATGCCGGGCGCAGCGGCAGGAAGGTTTCCTTCAGGCGCCGGCGCTGA
- a CDS encoding alpha/beta hydrolase yields the protein MSKISPVTGHYVTVDVDGLEYKVFYLENGQGQPLVCQHTAGAHNHQWRGLLEDPEITANYRVIAYDLPRHGKSDPPENTEWWTEEYQLSADHFANFIVALVDALELVDPIFMGSSFGGNIALQLAHRFPERFDAVIPVEGADHSPGFYLDWWQHPHANAAQVCGSGTWDLMAPQSPEADRWKTWFYYTQGSEAFKGDLYFYSVDHDLRGKLGEIQTNKCAVVLMTGEYDYLTTPEDGARTASQIPGAEFIEMKAIGHFPMSENYPVFKGYLVQALDLIRTKTTVGA from the coding sequence ATGAGCAAAATTTCCCCCGTCACCGGCCACTACGTCACCGTCGACGTGGACGGCCTTGAATACAAGGTTTTCTACCTCGAAAACGGCCAGGGCCAGCCCCTGGTCTGCCAGCACACCGCCGGAGCCCACAACCATCAGTGGCGCGGCCTGCTGGAGGACCCGGAGATCACCGCCAATTACCGCGTCATCGCCTACGACCTCCCCCGCCACGGCAAATCGGACCCCCCTGAAAACACTGAGTGGTGGACCGAGGAGTACCAGCTCAGCGCGGACCACTTCGCTAACTTCATCGTCGCCCTTGTCGATGCACTGGAACTGGTTGACCCCATCTTCATGGGATCCTCCTTCGGCGGCAACATAGCGCTGCAGCTCGCCCACCGCTTCCCGGAGAGGTTCGACGCCGTCATCCCCGTGGAGGGAGCGGACCACTCACCGGGCTTCTACCTCGACTGGTGGCAGCACCCCCATGCCAATGCCGCTCAGGTGTGCGGCAGCGGCACTTGGGATCTCATGGCCCCGCAATCGCCGGAGGCCGACCGTTGGAAGACCTGGTTCTACTACACTCAGGGTTCCGAGGCGTTCAAGGGTGATCTGTACTTCTATTCGGTGGACCACGATCTGCGCGGCAAACTGGGCGAAATCCAGACGAACAAATGCGCGGTGGTCTTGATGACCGGCGAGTACGACTACCTCACTACGCCTGAAGACGGAGCGCGCACGGCCAGCCAGATCCCGGGTGCCGAGTTCATCGAGATGAAGGCTATCGGGCACTTCCCTATGAGCGAGAACTACCCGGTTTTTAAGGGATATCTCGTTCAGGCTCTGGACCTGATCCGCACCAAGACAACGGTCGGAGCCTAG
- a CDS encoding gamma-glutamyltransferase encodes MVSSTHWIGSQVGMGVLERGGNAFDAAAAAAFTLQVVEPHQNGPGGDLPLIFARADDKKPTVLCSQGPAPAAATPEAFAELGLDMVPGTGTLAAAIPGSTLGWMTFVRDHGTMSLSEVLSMAASYAEHGFPAAAKVVEYIKRMEPLFREHWGPSADVYLPGGLVPVEGQLLVNKALARTYRRLMDAEDVVLLGGGTRSEGFDAAIRAWTEGFVAEAIAAFVKTPWRDSSGRDHAGFLSREDMASWRPHYEAPVTLEFRGHTVCKPGFWSQGPVFLQQLALLDGMDVKPGTADGIHKIVEATKLAFADRDAWYGDVADVPSHILLSAEYAAERRNLIGGAASMEIRPGRPGGREALLPELRVTGDFDIRGLSGVGEPNAVAALLDSGPASNGEARSDTVHVDVVDRWGNMVSAMPSGGWLHSSPVIPELGFPLGTRLQMAWLESGLPNTLRPGKRPRTTLSPTLVLKGGEPVLAFGTPGGDQQDQWQLHFLLNHLLAGMNLQEAIDAPSFHSTHFPSSFYPHEHQLGVVVIERRIGAEIVRELRARGHHVGVAGDWEIGRMCAVSRDPATGTVRGAANPRGMQGYAVGR; translated from the coding sequence ATGGTTTCCTCCACGCACTGGATTGGCTCCCAGGTCGGCATGGGCGTGCTGGAGCGCGGCGGCAACGCCTTCGACGCGGCAGCCGCAGCGGCGTTCACACTGCAGGTCGTCGAGCCCCACCAGAACGGCCCCGGCGGTGACCTCCCGCTCATCTTCGCCCGTGCCGACGATAAAAAGCCCACTGTGCTGTGCTCCCAGGGTCCGGCCCCGGCGGCCGCAACCCCGGAGGCCTTCGCCGAACTGGGGCTCGATATGGTGCCCGGCACCGGGACCCTGGCCGCGGCGATCCCAGGATCGACGCTTGGCTGGATGACGTTTGTGCGCGATCACGGGACCATGAGCCTGAGTGAGGTCCTGTCCATGGCAGCGTCCTATGCCGAGCACGGGTTCCCCGCAGCGGCGAAGGTCGTGGAGTACATCAAACGGATGGAGCCGCTGTTCCGCGAGCACTGGGGACCGTCCGCCGATGTCTACCTGCCCGGGGGCCTGGTTCCCGTCGAGGGGCAGCTGCTCGTTAACAAAGCCCTGGCCCGCACCTACCGGCGCCTCATGGACGCGGAAGACGTCGTACTGCTCGGCGGCGGCACCCGCTCCGAGGGCTTTGACGCCGCCATCAGGGCATGGACGGAGGGATTCGTTGCCGAGGCCATCGCCGCGTTCGTCAAGACGCCCTGGCGGGACTCGAGCGGGCGCGACCATGCCGGCTTCCTCTCCCGTGAGGACATGGCGTCGTGGCGGCCTCACTATGAGGCGCCCGTGACCCTGGAATTTCGGGGGCACACGGTCTGCAAGCCCGGCTTCTGGAGCCAGGGTCCCGTCTTCCTGCAGCAGCTCGCCCTGCTGGACGGGATGGACGTCAAACCGGGCACGGCGGACGGCATCCACAAGATTGTGGAGGCCACCAAACTGGCCTTCGCGGACCGGGATGCGTGGTACGGCGACGTAGCCGACGTTCCGTCGCATATCCTCCTCTCAGCCGAGTATGCGGCCGAGCGCCGGAATCTCATCGGTGGCGCGGCCTCGATGGAAATCCGGCCCGGCCGGCCCGGCGGCCGTGAGGCGCTCCTACCGGAGCTTCGTGTCACGGGAGACTTTGACATCCGCGGGCTCAGCGGCGTCGGCGAACCCAACGCCGTCGCTGCGCTGCTGGATTCCGGCCCCGCGTCCAATGGGGAGGCCCGCTCGGACACCGTGCACGTCGACGTCGTCGACCGCTGGGGCAACATGGTCTCGGCCATGCCCAGCGGCGGCTGGCTGCACTCCTCTCCCGTCATACCGGAGCTGGGGTTCCCGCTGGGGACCCGGCTGCAGATGGCATGGCTCGAGTCGGGTCTACCCAACACCCTGCGTCCGGGGAAGCGGCCCCGCACCACACTTTCTCCGACCCTGGTTCTGAAAGGCGGCGAACCGGTGCTCGCTTTTGGCACCCCCGGCGGCGATCAGCAGGACCAGTGGCAGCTGCATTTTCTTCTCAACCATTTGCTCGCCGGGATGAACTTGCAGGAGGCCATCGATGCGCCATCGTTTCACAGTACGCACTTTCCCAGCTCCTTTTATCCACACGAGCATCAGCTCGGCGTCGTCGTGATAGAGCGGCGGATCGGCGCGGAGATCGTGCGGGAGCTGCGGGCGCGCGGCCACCACGTCGGCGTGGCGGGTGACTGGGAGATCGGCCGAATGTGTGCAGTCTCTCGGGATCCTGCGACGGGGACCGTGCGCGGGGCCGCCAACCCGCGCGGCATGCAGGGCTACGCGGTGGGGCGATGA
- a CDS encoding FadR/GntR family transcriptional regulator — translation MSHDWVSMGGNLAAELELMIIRGELPRGEKIPAERVLAATLGVSRTTLREALLEMELRGLVSRRPGRGTIVLESSTPKQAEELSSVYSAAQEDFNQIMEMRCTIEPGVTALAAAKATPSDLRKLEAILRTAEEETSSARLLELDVEFHVMVADIARNPLLSKLIRLVSDWARSSRRLGFQGASRKAASLSGHRAIIDALKAADGPAAEQAMRDHIGGIQELIAPVATHSAGARSQSGSGGAK, via the coding sequence GTGAGTCACGACTGGGTATCCATGGGCGGCAATCTCGCTGCCGAGCTGGAACTCATGATCATCCGAGGCGAACTCCCCCGCGGCGAGAAGATACCCGCCGAGCGGGTGCTGGCCGCGACGCTGGGGGTCTCACGGACGACGCTGCGAGAGGCGTTGCTGGAGATGGAGCTCCGCGGGCTCGTGAGCCGCCGCCCTGGCCGGGGGACCATCGTGCTCGAATCCTCAACGCCGAAACAGGCAGAGGAGCTCTCCTCGGTCTACAGCGCGGCGCAGGAGGACTTCAACCAGATCATGGAAATGCGCTGCACGATCGAACCAGGGGTCACGGCGCTTGCCGCGGCCAAGGCGACACCGTCGGACCTGAGGAAGCTTGAGGCAATTCTGCGCACCGCAGAAGAGGAGACGAGCTCCGCGAGGCTGCTTGAGCTCGACGTCGAATTTCATGTCATGGTGGCTGACATTGCGCGAAATCCTCTGCTTTCCAAGCTCATTCGCCTCGTGAGCGACTGGGCGCGCTCCTCACGCCGGCTCGGCTTTCAGGGCGCCAGCCGCAAGGCCGCTTCACTCTCGGGACACCGGGCCATCATCGACGCACTCAAGGCCGCGGACGGCCCTGCCGCCGAACAGGCAATGCGGGACCACATCGGCGGGATCCAGGAACTCATCGCGCCCGTGGCAACTCATAGCGCCGGCGCCCGCTCCCAATCCGGCAGCGGAGGGGCCAAGTAG
- a CDS encoding LysR family transcriptional regulator — protein MQQPQLDLRVLQYFVAVAEELHFGRAASRLHIAQPSLSVQIRKLEHSLGTPLLIRTSRSVSLTSAGDVLLGEAKRLLSAAERAVSLTREVASGVRGTLIVGFQANAAAELTPRILAAFKNNHPEIHVQMRSFDFADPTAGLADGSADVAFVRPPLPAADWLAMETLFIEPRVLVVASSSRFAGLPEVSVEQVVDEPFVARKAPDKWRDFWLATQARGGQPVRLGTQVATVDECFEAIMGERGIAFTQASTQRFYDRPGLSFIPVRDVPPSPLSIAWRTDVNDGLAREFVETARTLASFGGVPNLVESRRAA, from the coding sequence ATGCAACAGCCACAGCTAGACCTGCGCGTCCTGCAGTACTTCGTCGCCGTTGCGGAAGAACTGCATTTCGGGCGAGCCGCCTCCCGGCTCCATATCGCGCAGCCATCCCTCAGCGTCCAGATACGGAAGCTCGAACATTCGCTCGGCACTCCCCTGCTGATCCGAACCAGCCGCAGCGTCTCCCTGACCAGCGCAGGGGATGTGCTACTGGGCGAAGCTAAGCGGCTTTTATCCGCCGCGGAGCGCGCCGTTTCGCTGACGCGTGAGGTCGCCAGCGGCGTGAGGGGCACTTTGATAGTCGGCTTTCAGGCCAACGCGGCTGCCGAACTGACGCCGCGGATTCTCGCCGCCTTCAAAAACAACCACCCGGAAATCCACGTCCAGATGCGATCGTTCGATTTCGCCGACCCCACAGCGGGTCTTGCCGATGGAAGCGCTGACGTGGCATTTGTGCGGCCTCCCCTGCCCGCCGCCGACTGGCTCGCCATGGAGACATTGTTCATTGAGCCGCGGGTCCTCGTGGTTGCGAGCAGTTCCCGCTTTGCCGGGCTGCCCGAGGTCTCGGTGGAACAGGTCGTTGATGAGCCCTTCGTCGCCCGCAAGGCGCCGGATAAGTGGAGGGATTTCTGGCTCGCCACCCAGGCCCGCGGCGGGCAGCCGGTCCGTCTGGGCACTCAGGTAGCCACCGTCGACGAATGTTTCGAAGCCATCATGGGTGAGCGGGGCATAGCGTTCACCCAGGCCTCCACCCAGCGTTTCTATGACCGTCCAGGGCTGTCTTTCATCCCGGTCCGAGACGTCCCGCCCTCTCCGCTGTCGATTGCGTGGCGCACTGATGTCAATGACGGGCTGGCACGTGAGTTCGTGGAGACCGCCCGGACCTTGGCCTCCTTCGGAGGAGTGCCGAATCTCGTCGAGTCCCGTCGAGCTGCCTAG
- a CDS encoding Nramp family divalent metal transporter, with amino-acid sequence MEKVLTQETQQVGGTSRWRRIAGVAGPGFIVAAAGVGAGDLIASLNAGASFGLTLAWAVVVGCFIKFIVTECIGRWSLATDISPLRGFHQLSKIFTGYFGIYSIILGFFYGAAIAGALGLTVHAMFPAVDIKVGAIVAVLCGLGILWIGKYSSFEKLMSFFVAVMFISIVGAAILTKPDLSILLSGLTPRVPEDGTFYVLGVMGGVGMSIGLLSYGYWLRDRGWNGPSWIKTMRLDLVIGYGMTFIFMFAMMIVGAAFLQGTGTEVGGLSDLNALATPFAERFGEPAKWLLLIGMFSAVFSSLIGGYNALANVFNDIFNIYRKTDKERDENAARSVPFRAYILWMCIPPLAMLFLDKPVTLVLIYAALGALLMPVMIGGLLWLMNSKHLDKKHRNGLVMNASLVLGLVIFVGLGLNELLSL; translated from the coding sequence ATGGAAAAGGTCCTTACGCAGGAGACACAGCAAGTCGGCGGCACGTCCCGCTGGCGCCGGATTGCCGGCGTTGCCGGTCCAGGGTTCATTGTCGCCGCTGCAGGCGTCGGTGCCGGGGATCTCATTGCCTCCCTTAATGCCGGCGCCAGCTTCGGGCTAACCCTTGCTTGGGCCGTCGTCGTCGGCTGCTTCATTAAGTTCATCGTGACCGAGTGCATCGGTCGCTGGTCGCTTGCTACGGATATTAGCCCGCTGCGTGGTTTCCACCAGCTCAGCAAGATCTTCACCGGCTACTTCGGGATCTACTCGATCATCTTGGGGTTCTTCTACGGCGCGGCCATCGCCGGCGCGCTCGGACTCACGGTGCACGCGATGTTCCCGGCGGTCGACATCAAAGTGGGCGCCATCGTTGCCGTCCTGTGCGGCCTGGGTATCCTGTGGATCGGCAAGTACAGCTCCTTCGAGAAGCTCATGTCCTTCTTTGTGGCTGTCATGTTCATCTCCATTGTGGGCGCCGCAATCTTGACCAAGCCCGATCTCAGCATCCTGCTGAGCGGCCTGACGCCGCGCGTCCCGGAGGACGGAACTTTCTACGTACTTGGCGTCATGGGCGGGGTTGGCATGTCGATCGGTCTCCTGTCCTATGGCTACTGGCTCCGCGACCGGGGCTGGAACGGTCCCAGCTGGATCAAGACGATGCGCCTTGACCTTGTCATCGGCTACGGCATGACCTTCATCTTCATGTTCGCCATGATGATTGTCGGTGCGGCCTTCCTGCAGGGCACCGGCACCGAGGTCGGCGGACTGAGCGACCTCAACGCCCTAGCCACCCCCTTCGCGGAACGCTTCGGCGAGCCCGCCAAATGGCTCCTGCTCATCGGAATGTTCTCTGCCGTCTTCAGCTCACTCATCGGCGGGTACAACGCCCTGGCCAACGTCTTCAATGACATCTTCAACATCTACCGCAAGACCGACAAGGAGCGGGACGAGAACGCCGCCCGGTCCGTACCCTTCCGCGCCTACATCCTGTGGATGTGCATTCCTCCACTGGCCATGCTGTTCCTGGACAAGCCGGTCACGCTGGTGCTGATCTACGCCGCACTGGGCGCACTGCTGATGCCGGTCATGATCGGCGGGCTGCTCTGGCTCATGAACTCCAAGCACCTGGACAAGAAGCACCGCAATGGCCTCGTAATGAACGCCTCGCTGGTCCTAGGCCTCGTCATTTTCGTCGGCCTGGGCCTCAACGAACTCCTTAGCCTCTGA
- a CDS encoding NAD-dependent succinate-semialdehyde dehydrogenase, translating into MSINAQREAALLASVPTGLLINGEWRPAASGKTFDVEDPATGKVLLSLADAGPEDGAAALDAAVAAQDSWAKVPPRERGEILRRAFELVTERAEDFALLMTLEMGKPLAEARGEVTYGAEFLRWFSEEAVRAFGRYSVSPDGKSRLLVTKKPVGPCLLITPWNFPLAMATRKVAPAVAAGCTMVLKSANLTPLTSQLFAAVMLEAGLPAGVLNLIPTSTAGATTGPLIKDSRLRKLSFTGSTEVGRRLLADASETVLRTSMELGGNAPFVVFEDADLDAAVTGAMLAKLRNMGEACTAANRFIVHESVAEEFAKKFAAKMAGMTIARGTEAESKVGPLIDAKSRDKVHELVTDAVSDGAVLIMGGSPVDGPGYFYEPTLLLDVREGARILSEEIFGPVAPIITFATEDEAVRLANNTEYGLVAYVFTRDLNRGIRMGERLETGMLGLNAGVISNAAAPFGGVKQSGLGREGGLEGLEEYLYTQYIGIADPYAS; encoded by the coding sequence ATGTCAATAAACGCCCAGCGTGAAGCCGCCCTGCTGGCGTCCGTGCCGACTGGCCTGCTGATCAACGGCGAGTGGCGTCCGGCCGCGTCAGGGAAGACCTTCGACGTCGAGGACCCCGCCACCGGCAAGGTCCTGCTGAGCCTTGCCGACGCCGGGCCGGAAGACGGGGCGGCGGCACTGGATGCTGCGGTCGCCGCGCAGGATTCCTGGGCGAAGGTTCCCCCGCGGGAGCGTGGGGAGATCCTGCGCCGGGCCTTCGAGCTCGTCACTGAACGGGCCGAGGACTTCGCGCTGCTGATGACGCTGGAGATGGGCAAGCCGCTGGCCGAGGCCCGCGGCGAGGTCACGTACGGTGCGGAGTTCCTGCGCTGGTTCTCCGAGGAGGCCGTGCGCGCCTTCGGCCGGTACTCGGTGTCCCCGGACGGGAAGTCCCGGCTGCTGGTGACGAAGAAGCCGGTGGGCCCGTGCCTGCTCATCACACCGTGGAACTTCCCGCTGGCCATGGCCACCCGCAAGGTTGCCCCCGCGGTCGCCGCGGGCTGCACCATGGTGCTGAAGTCAGCGAACCTGACTCCGCTGACCTCCCAGCTGTTCGCCGCCGTGATGCTGGAGGCCGGGCTGCCCGCCGGCGTGCTCAACCTCATCCCGACCTCCACGGCGGGGGCCACCACGGGTCCGCTGATCAAGGATTCCCGGCTTCGGAAGCTCTCCTTCACCGGTTCCACCGAGGTCGGTCGCCGGCTGCTCGCGGACGCGTCCGAGACGGTCCTGCGGACCTCGATGGAGCTCGGCGGGAACGCCCCGTTCGTGGTGTTCGAGGACGCCGACCTCGACGCCGCGGTCACCGGGGCAATGCTCGCGAAGCTGCGAAACATGGGCGAGGCGTGCACCGCAGCCAACCGGTTCATCGTGCACGAATCCGTCGCGGAGGAGTTCGCGAAGAAGTTCGCCGCCAAGATGGCCGGCATGACCATCGCCCGGGGCACCGAGGCCGAGTCCAAGGTGGGCCCGCTGATCGATGCGAAGAGCCGGGACAAGGTCCACGAGCTGGTCACCGACGCCGTGAGCGATGGTGCCGTCCTAATCATGGGCGGATCACCCGTGGACGGTCCGGGGTACTTCTACGAACCCACCCTTCTCCTCGACGTGCGTGAAGGCGCCCGGATCCTGTCCGAGGAGATCTTCGGGCCCGTCGCGCCGATCATCACCTTCGCCACCGAGGATGAGGCGGTCCGGCTGGCGAACAATACCGAGTACGGACTCGTCGCCTACGTCTTCACGAGGGACCTCAACCGGGGCATCCGGATGGGCGAACGCCTCGAAACCGGCATGCTGGGCCTGAACGCGGGCGTCATCTCCAACGCCGCGGCACCCTTCGGCGGGGTCAAGCAGTCCGGCCTCGGACGCGAAGGCGGCCTCGAGGGCCTCGAGGAATACCTCTACACCCAGTACATCGGCATCGCCGACCCCTACGCCAGCTGA
- a CDS encoding RNA polymerase sigma factor: MGETDEDLWRECVSGNADAFGVLFDRHADAVFRYCLSRCGSWHDAEELVSITFLEAWRQRNRLRPERDTLLPWLLGVATNANRNRARGSRRHADFLARLPHSDPRHGQHEADHAESVASRIDAERSVRELLDTTAGLNDGERDVVVLCLMNDVGQEEAAKTLGVRIGTVKSRLHRARAKLGAMNRALEPAEQVDTMIV; the protein is encoded by the coding sequence ATGGGGGAAACCGACGAAGACCTGTGGCGTGAATGCGTTTCAGGCAACGCTGACGCATTCGGTGTCCTGTTCGACAGGCACGCGGACGCAGTCTTCAGGTACTGTCTGTCCCGCTGTGGTTCCTGGCACGACGCGGAGGAACTCGTCTCGATCACCTTCTTGGAGGCGTGGCGACAACGGAACAGGCTCAGACCCGAGAGGGACACTCTGCTGCCGTGGCTGCTCGGCGTGGCGACGAACGCGAACCGCAATCGCGCCAGGGGATCCCGGCGGCACGCCGACTTCTTGGCCAGGCTGCCGCACTCCGATCCCCGGCACGGCCAACACGAAGCAGACCATGCAGAATCGGTCGCCTCAAGGATTGACGCAGAACGGTCCGTCCGGGAGCTACTCGATACGACCGCCGGTCTGAATGACGGTGAACGTGACGTCGTAGTCCTTTGCCTGATGAACGACGTCGGCCAAGAAGAGGCCGCCAAGACCCTCGGCGTACGAATCGGCACAGTGAAATCGAGACTGCATCGCGCACGCGCCAAGCTGGGCGCCATGAACCGGGCACTAGAGCCCGCCGAACAAGTCGACACGATGATCGTTTAA
- a CDS encoding amino acid permease encodes MTPPSGTFVEIKPDGTAQQGSSLASGADRASGEATNELKRGLSSRHLQMIAIGGAIGTGLFVASGSTISQAGPGGALVAYALVGLMVFLLMQSLGEMSARIPVAGSFQSFATRFVSPSFGFAIGWNYWFNWAITVAAELVAAGIIMDFWLPGVPGWVWAGIFLLVLTGLNALSAKSFGESEFWLSLIKVGAVVLFLVAGVLMIFGILGDNSPGLSNWENRDDVFHGGWVSIISVFMVAGFSFQGTELVGVAAGEAKNPRREVPKAIRTVFWRIMLFYIGAIFIIGCLIPFTDPSLLASGEADIATSPFTLVFSRAGIAFAAALMNAVILTAILSAGNSGLYASTRMLYAMAHDGMAPKIFGRTNARGVPVPALLATAAVGLFGFLSAIVGQGAAYSWLLNMSGLCGFIVWVGIAVSHYRFRRGFLAQGNKVSDLPYKATLFPIGPLLAFTLLILVIAGQNYEAVLAGRSMEVLSSYIGLPVFIVLWLAHRRITKSKVVPLLEMDLTAPKDLEDEPRGGNPSLTALRSSR; translated from the coding sequence ATGACACCACCGAGCGGAACTTTCGTAGAAATCAAGCCCGATGGAACAGCGCAACAGGGGTCCTCCCTTGCGAGCGGGGCAGATCGTGCTTCCGGTGAAGCCACCAACGAACTCAAGCGCGGGCTAAGCAGCCGCCACCTGCAGATGATAGCCATCGGCGGTGCGATCGGTACCGGGCTGTTTGTGGCCTCGGGCAGCACCATTTCCCAGGCGGGTCCCGGAGGTGCGTTGGTCGCCTACGCGCTGGTCGGGCTGATGGTTTTTCTGTTGATGCAGTCACTGGGCGAGATGTCGGCCAGAATTCCGGTTGCCGGTTCTTTCCAGTCCTTCGCCACCCGTTTCGTCTCCCCGTCCTTTGGGTTCGCGATCGGCTGGAACTATTGGTTCAATTGGGCCATCACGGTGGCCGCTGAGCTGGTCGCGGCCGGAATCATCATGGACTTCTGGTTGCCCGGAGTCCCAGGATGGGTGTGGGCCGGGATCTTCCTGCTGGTGCTGACCGGGCTAAATGCCCTCTCGGCGAAGTCGTTTGGTGAGTCTGAGTTCTGGCTCTCACTGATCAAGGTCGGCGCGGTGGTGCTCTTCCTAGTGGCGGGCGTGCTGATGATTTTCGGCATCCTTGGGGATAACTCTCCGGGACTGAGTAACTGGGAAAACCGCGATGACGTGTTTCACGGGGGTTGGGTCTCGATCATTTCAGTCTTCATGGTTGCCGGGTTCTCCTTCCAGGGCACCGAACTCGTAGGAGTCGCCGCAGGCGAAGCGAAGAACCCGCGCCGCGAAGTGCCGAAGGCCATCCGCACGGTCTTCTGGCGCATCATGCTCTTCTACATTGGTGCCATCTTTATCATCGGCTGCCTCATCCCGTTCACCGATCCGAGCCTGCTGGCTTCCGGCGAAGCCGATATTGCAACATCCCCATTTACCCTCGTCTTCTCTCGCGCCGGAATCGCCTTCGCAGCGGCCTTGATGAACGCCGTGATCCTGACCGCGATCCTGTCCGCAGGCAACTCCGGGCTGTATGCCTCCACCCGGATGCTTTACGCCATGGCCCATGACGGCATGGCCCCGAAGATCTTCGGCCGCACCAATGCACGTGGCGTGCCGGTCCCGGCGTTGCTGGCCACCGCGGCTGTGGGACTCTTCGGGTTCCTCTCCGCGATCGTCGGTCAGGGCGCAGCCTACTCCTGGCTGCTGAACATGTCGGGCCTATGCGGCTTCATCGTCTGGGTGGGGATTGCGGTTTCCCACTACCGATTCAGGCGCGGCTTCCTGGCCCAGGGAAACAAAGTCAGCGACCTGCCTTACAAAGCGACCCTGTTCCCCATTGGCCCACTGCTGGCCTTCACCCTGCTCATACTGGTGATCGCGGGACAAAACTACGAGGCTGTGCTTGCAGGACGGAGCATGGAGGTACTTTCCTCCTATATCGGGTTGCCGGTCTTCATCGTTCTGTGGCTTGCTCACCGCCGCATCACCAAATCCAAAGTGGTGCCGCTGCTGGAGATGGACCTCACGGCACCTAAGGACCTCGAGGACGAACCCAGGGGCGGCAACCCGTCACTCACCGCATTGCGAAGCTCGCGGTAG